GTGAGCTGGCAGAAGAGCGACCGGTACACTCTGGAGCGCTTCGACGACTACTGGGACGATAAGGTGAAGTTCAAGACCCTCGTGCTCCGCTCCATCCCGGAGCCGACGGCGCGCACGGTCGGACTCGAGACCGGCGAGGTGGACATCGCCTACCCCATGATCAACAACGACATCTCGCGCATCGAGGAGAACGAGGCCCTGGTCCTTCAGCGCAAGCCCCTGGCCTCCACCACCTACATGGGCTTCAACACGACCAAGAAGCCCTTCGACGACCCCCGCGTGCGCAGCGCCTTCAGTATGGCGCTCGACACCGTTGGCATCCAGAAGGCCGTCTTCCGCGGCGTGGGGAAGACGCCGCGCACGCTGATTCCGGATGGGATCAAATACTCCATCGACGCCGAGCTCCCGGCGCACGCGCGGGACGTCGAGGCGGCCAAGAAGCTCTTCGCGGAGGCCGGAGTCGACCCCAAGGGGTTGAAGCTCGAGATCTGGACCAACGAGCGTAAGGAGCGCGTCGATATGGCGACGATCATCCAGGCTCAGCTCAAGGAGCTGGGCATCGACGCCGAGATCAAGGTCCTGGAGTGGGGGGCTTATATCCAGGGCCTTCAGAAGAAGACTCACGACCTGTTCCTCCTGGGCTGGGGGCTCTCCGTCCCCGATCCGGACTACGCCGTGGCCGGACTGCTCGAGACCGGGGCGGGCACGAACTACACCTTCTTCAGCGACGCGAAGCTGGATGAGCTGTTGTCCAAGGGGCGGGCCATGCCCGACGGCCCGGACCGCGAGAAGGCCTACAGGGACATGCAGCTCTACATCAACGAGCAGTGCCCGATGATCCTTCTGCATAACGACGAGTCCCTCGTCGGGGTCCAGAAGTCCGTCAAGGGGTTCATCAGCAGTCCCTTCGACGTCCACACCTTCGCCACGGTCTATTTCGAGGAGTAGCGCGCGCTTGAACGTCCCTGGGACAGAAAGTTTTTGTCCCCCGAGGGGTTTTCTTGTCGGCAGGGAGGGCTTTTCTTACCCTCCCTGCCGACGCATCTAAACGACCGTAAGGAGATTTTGCCGTGGAGAAGAAATTTCCCATGAAGAATTTTTCCATGAAGAATTTTTCCATGGAAAGGAAGGATGTTTCGCGATGTTACGATACATCGTTCGCCGTGTCCTGTTCCTGATCCCCGTCCTGCTCGGCGTGGCCTTCTGCGTCTTCACCCTGCTCTACCTGACGCCCGGCGACCCGGCGCGCATGATTCTGGGGGACCTGGCCACCGAGGAGGCGGTCCAGGAGTTCCGCAACCGCGAGGGGCTGAACGACCCCTTTTTGATACAGTTCGGAAACTACGTCTGGAAGGCCGTGACGAAGGGGGACATCGGTCGCTCCTACGTCACCAAGCGGTCGGTCGCCCAGGAGGTCCTGGCCGCGTTCCCCGCCACGCTGAAGCTCTCGGCCCTGGCGATGGTGATCGCCATCCTGGTGGGGCTCCCCTGCGGGATACTCTCCGCGATCAAGCAGTACTCGCTCTTCGACACCGTCACGATGATCTTCGCCATGATCGGCCTGTCCATGCCGGTCTTCTGGCTGGGCCTGCTGCTCATCCTGCTCTTCTCGGTGCACCTGCGCTGGCTGCCCTCCTCCGGGTTCGGCACGTTCAAGGCCATGATCCTGCCGGCCGTTTCGCTGTCGGCCCAGGCCATATCCATGGTGACGCGCATGACGCGTTCCTCGATGTTGGAGGTCATCCGCGCGGACTACATCCGCACCGCCCGTGCCAAGGGACAGAAGGAGTCCGTCGTCATTTGGGTGCATGCGCTGCACAACGCGCTGATCCCCGTGGTCACCCTCTGTGGACTCCAGTTCGGCCACCTGCTGGCGGGGGCTATTCTGACGGAGTCCATCTTCGCCATCCCCGGCATCGGCCGCCTCATGGTCACCTCGATCATGCAGCGCAACTACCCCGTGGTCCAGGGCGGGGTGCTCTTCATCGCGATCGCCTTCAGCATCGTGAACCTTCTGGTCGACCTGGTTTACGCCTACATCGACCCGCGCATCAAGGCGCAGTACAAGTAGGAAGGAGACATCATGACGAACGCCAATACGGATGCCCTGGACACTCCCGTGAAGGGCACGGGGCGCAGGCGGCGCGGCCCCTTCGCCGAGGTCATTTTCCGGCTGAGCAAGAGCCCCCTGGCCATGTTCGGCCTGGCGGTCATTCTGCTGCTGATCTTCTGCGCTGTCTTTGCCAATTTCCTGGCCCCCTACGACTTCGCGAAGCAGGATCTGGATCGCAAGTTCGAGACCCCGTCCGCGGAGCACTGGATGGGCACGGACGAGTTTGGGCGCGACATCCTGAGCCGCCTGATCTTCGGCGCCCGCGTCTCCCTGCAGGTCGGCTTCATCGCCGTGGGCATCGCCCTGGTCATTGGGGGAATGCTGGGTGCGACGGCCGGCTACTACGGCGGTTGGATCGACAACGGGATCATGCGCGTGATGGACGTGCTGCTCTCCATCCCCCAGACCCTGCTGGCCATCGCCATCGTGGCGGCCCTCGGGGCCAACCTCATGAACCTGATGATTGCGGTGGGCGTCTCGGCGGTGCCGACCTACGCCCGCATCGTGCGCGGATCGGTGCTCTCCATTCGCGGCATGGAGTTCGTCGAGGCGGCGCGGTCCGTCGGCAGCTCCGACCTGCGCATCATCCTGAAGCACATCATCCCCAACAGCATGGCCCCGATCATAGTCCAGTCCACGTTGGGCGTGGCCTCTGCGATCCTGAACGCTGCGGGGCTCTCCTTCATCGGGCTGGGCATCCAGCCGCCCAACCCCGAGTGGGGCGCCATGCTCTCCGGCGGGCGGCAGTACATCCGGGACTTCCCGCACCTGACGCTCTACCCCGGGCTTGCGATCATGTTCACGATCCTCGCGCTGAACTTTCTGGGCGACGGCCTGCGCGACGCACTGGACCCGAAGCTGAAGCGCTGACGCGGGCGGAGGGGAGGAACCAAGTCAATGGACAATAAAAACGAGAAAGACCTCCTGCTGGAGGTCCGGGACCTGACGATCCAGTACGTGACGGACAGCGGGACGGTGCACGCGGTGGAGGGCCTGAACCTCCAGCTGGGGCGCGGGGAGACCCTGGGCTTCGTCGGCGAGACGGGCGCGGGCAAGACGACCACGGCGCTCGGCATCATGCGTCTGATCCCCTCTCCGCCCGGCGTGGTGCGGTCCGGGGAGATCCTCTTCGATGGCGAGGACCTGCTGAAGAAGAGCGAGGCGGAGATGCGCACCGTCCGCGGCGGGAAGATCGCGATGATCTTCCAGGACCCGATGACGAGCCTCAACCCCGTCATGACGGTGGACAGGCAGATCGCCGAGATGATCCGGCTGCACCGGAACGTCTCCGAGGCGGAGGCCCTGGAGCGGGCGGGGGACATGCTGGAGCTGGTGGGCATCCGGCGCGAGCGGATGCACGACTATCCGCACCAGTTCTCCGGCGGCATGAAGCAGCGTGTGGTGATCGCCATCGCCCTTGCCTGCGACCCCGGGCTTTTGATCGCGGATGAGCCGACCACGGCGCTGGACGTGACCATCCAGGCCCAGGTCCTGGAGCTGATGAAGAGGCTGAAACAGCAATTCAACGCCTCGATGATCCTGATCACGCATGACCTTGGGATCGTCGCGGACATCTGCGACAAGGTGGCGATCATGTACGCCGGCCGGGTGGTGGAGTACGCGGACAAGCGCTCCCTCTACAACAACCCGCTGCATCCCTACACCATCGGGCTCTTCAAGTCCGTGCCGGACCTGGAGGAGGACGTCGAGGAGCTGTCGGTCATCCCGGGCCTGATGCCGGACCCGATGGAGCTCCCGTCGGGCTGCGCGTTCCACCCGCGCTGCTCCATGGCCGAGGAGTCGTGTTCCCGCGTGCGGCCGGAGGCGGCCGAGCTGGAGCCGGGGCATTTCGTGTCCTGTCCCGTGCGTGCGCGCATGATGGGGCCGGTGAGGTGACGATGATGACGACGGACAACAGACCCTACATCCGGGTCGAGAACCTGAAGAAGTACTTCAGCACCAAGCGGGGGATGCTTCACGCCGTGGACGACGTGAGCTTCGAC
This region of uncultured Fretibacterium sp. genomic DNA includes:
- a CDS encoding ABC transporter substrate-binding protein; the protein is VSWQKSDRYTLERFDDYWDDKVKFKTLVLRSIPEPTARTVGLETGEVDIAYPMINNDISRIEENEALVLQRKPLASTTYMGFNTTKKPFDDPRVRSAFSMALDTVGIQKAVFRGVGKTPRTLIPDGIKYSIDAELPAHARDVEAAKKLFAEAGVDPKGLKLEIWTNERKERVDMATIIQAQLKELGIDAEIKVLEWGAYIQGLQKKTHDLFLLGWGLSVPDPDYAVAGLLETGAGTNYTFFSDAKLDELLSKGRAMPDGPDREKAYRDMQLYINEQCPMILLHNDESLVGVQKSVKGFISSPFDVHTFATVYFEE
- a CDS encoding ABC transporter permease; this translates as MLRYIVRRVLFLIPVLLGVAFCVFTLLYLTPGDPARMILGDLATEEAVQEFRNREGLNDPFLIQFGNYVWKAVTKGDIGRSYVTKRSVAQEVLAAFPATLKLSALAMVIAILVGLPCGILSAIKQYSLFDTVTMIFAMIGLSMPVFWLGLLLILLFSVHLRWLPSSGFGTFKAMILPAVSLSAQAISMVTRMTRSSMLEVIRADYIRTARAKGQKESVVIWVHALHNALIPVVTLCGLQFGHLLAGAILTESIFAIPGIGRLMVTSIMQRNYPVVQGGVLFIAIAFSIVNLLVDLVYAYIDPRIKAQYK
- a CDS encoding ABC transporter permease, with amino-acid sequence MTNANTDALDTPVKGTGRRRRGPFAEVIFRLSKSPLAMFGLAVILLLIFCAVFANFLAPYDFAKQDLDRKFETPSAEHWMGTDEFGRDILSRLIFGARVSLQVGFIAVGIALVIGGMLGATAGYYGGWIDNGIMRVMDVLLSIPQTLLAIAIVAALGANLMNLMIAVGVSAVPTYARIVRGSVLSIRGMEFVEAARSVGSSDLRIILKHIIPNSMAPIIVQSTLGVASAILNAAGLSFIGLGIQPPNPEWGAMLSGGRQYIRDFPHLTLYPGLAIMFTILALNFLGDGLRDALDPKLKR
- a CDS encoding ABC transporter ATP-binding protein, which codes for MDNKNEKDLLLEVRDLTIQYVTDSGTVHAVEGLNLQLGRGETLGFVGETGAGKTTTALGIMRLIPSPPGVVRSGEILFDGEDLLKKSEAEMRTVRGGKIAMIFQDPMTSLNPVMTVDRQIAEMIRLHRNVSEAEALERAGDMLELVGIRRERMHDYPHQFSGGMKQRVVIAIALACDPGLLIADEPTTALDVTIQAQVLELMKRLKQQFNASMILITHDLGIVADICDKVAIMYAGRVVEYADKRSLYNNPLHPYTIGLFKSVPDLEEDVEELSVIPGLMPDPMELPSGCAFHPRCSMAEESCSRVRPEAAELEPGHFVSCPVRARMMGPVR